A stretch of Rhododendron vialii isolate Sample 1 chromosome 4a, ASM3025357v1 DNA encodes these proteins:
- the LOC131323780 gene encoding B3 domain-containing protein Os03g0622100-like: MAEHDNGGGRGEVLDRPEDVGGPMEVETADQQPAEPPLGVGAAVAGGGDGVQGHEQEVGSEGDHRATVSDHRATEEAGATGLVVQPLDPSMAVEGSVVIGGGFGRDTGSSGAGGDGVDGDGTGPGETPPRDPAKGKGAREERERVIAASEIAARAERARAAEEEALRDAETEDRIGARVHGPRVTAVSEAESLTRAPFSVEGYRPPIPHLFVPSGLAAYRPRQAEYDPELILRGPDTHISSSWAEVNF; the protein is encoded by the exons ATGGCGGAACACGACAATGGTGGCGGTAGAGGAGAGGTtcttgatcgtccggaggatgTGGGAGGGCCAATGGAAGTCGAAACGGCGGATCAACAGCCGGCGGAGCCCCCCCTGGGTGTCGGTGCTGCGGTAGCAGGCGGTGGTGATGGCGTTCAGGGCCACGAGCAGGAGGTGGGTAGCGAAGGcgatcatcgcgcgacggtgtcagatcatcgcgcgacggaggagGCCGGGGCTACGGGGCTTGTTGTTCAGCCATTGGATCCGAGCATGGCGGTagaaggctcggtggtgattggtggtggttttggtagAGATACCGGCAGCAGTGGCGCCGGTGGTGACGGCGTTGATGGTGATGGCACTGGGCCGGGCGAGACCCCACCAAGGGACCCGGCGAAGGGCAAGGGC gctcgagaggagcgagagcgggtgaTAGCCGCCTCAGAGATCGCGGCGAGagccgagagggcgagggccgctGAAGAAGAGGCACTGAGGGATGCAGAGACCGAGGATAGGATTGGAGCTAGGGTGCACGGTCCTAGGGTGACAGCGGTGTCCGAGGCGGAGAGTTTGACTCGCGCTCCGTTTTCAGTAGAGGGGTACAGGCCTCCCATTCCACACTTGTTCGTACCATCGGGTCTTGCCGCTTACAGACCGCGGCaggcggagtacgaccccgagctcaTTCTGAGAGGCCCCGATACCCATATTTCGAGCAgttgggctgaggtaaatttctga
- the LOC131323781 gene encoding uncharacterized protein LOC131323781, producing MATTPLVSFTEAPIWPLGMILLPVRAGSRVIDVEFVVVNSPSPYNIILDQAWLHGMKAVASTLHQVMKFIGWNGWQESLRGDQVQSKKCYISTVTNKPSFLEVQCVEMPDVPVLEDVGLPAEQRSTEELVRMPITEDGGRYFLVGSSLDEAERIEMLQFHKKNIKVFAWTPQEMPGVDPSFASHSLNVDSNRKPVVQKVRRSAAVHVEVVRTEVDQLLKAGAIREILYPTWLANPVVVPKKNGKLRVWVDYTNLNDACPMDRFPLPGIEQMVDAIAGYE from the coding sequence ATGGCAACCACTCCGCTTGTAAGCTTCACCGAAGCCCCCATTTGGCCACTCGGTATGATATTACTTCCCGTGCGAGCCGGTTCCCGAGTGATAGATGTAGAGTTTGTAGTGGTCAACTCACCAAGCCCTTATAACATTATCCTCGATCAGGCCTGGCTACATGGAATGAAGGCAGTTGCTTCCACCCTTCACCAAGTCATGAAGTTCATTGGATGGAATGGTTGGCAAGAGAGCCTCCGAGGAGATCAAGTCCAATCCAAGAAATGTTATATCAGCACTGTgacaaacaaaccaagcttCCTAGAGGTACAGTGTGTAGAGATGCCCGACGTCCCTGTACTTGAGGATGTGGGTTTGCCCGCCGAGCAGAGATCAACCGAAGAGCTCGTGCGGATGCCTATTACCGAAGATGGTGGGCGGTACTTTCTTGTTGGCAGTTCCTTAGACGAGGCCGAGCGTATAGAGATGTTACAATTCCATAAAAAGAACATCAAAGTGTTTGCTTGGACTCCTCAGGAAATGCCAGGTGTAGACCCCTCGTTCGCTTCTCACTCCCTTAACGTTGATTCAAATAGAAAACCAGTGGTACAAAAGGTCCGACGCTCGGCGGCAGTGCACGTTGAGGTAGTGAGGACAGAAGTAGATCAACTGTTGAAGGCTGGGGCAATTCGGGAGATTTTATACCCAACTTGGCTCGCTAACCCTGTTGTCGTAccaaaaaagaatggaaagttgAGAGTTTGGGTTGACTATACAAACCTCAATGATGCTTGTCCGATGGATCGCTTCCCACTTCCTGGGATAGAACAGATGGTTGACGCTATCGCGGGATACGAGTGA